Proteins from one Sarcophilus harrisii chromosome 2, mSarHar1.11, whole genome shotgun sequence genomic window:
- the NDST1 gene encoding bifunctional heparan sulfate N-deacetylase/N-sulfotransferase 1 isoform X2 codes for MTIPLRRRRLCRQASPQAVLLLLFAFCVLSVFVSAYYLYGWKRNLEPSGEVTGPDCNEEPQITPSRLLPLKTLKVSSSSRTDPLVLVFVESLYSQLGQEIVAILESSRFKYRTEIAPGKGDMPTLTDKDRGRFALIIYENILKYVNLDAWNRELLDKYCVEYGVGIIGFFKANENSLLSAQLKGFPLFLHSNLGLKDCSINPKSPLLYVTRPSEVEKGLLPGDDWTVFQSNHSTYEPVLLAKTKSAESIPHLSVGAALHTTVVQDLGLHDGIQRVLFGNNLNFWLHKLVFVDAVAFLTGKRLSLPLDRYILVDIDDIFVGKEGTRMKVEDVKALFDTQNKLRAHIPNFTFNLGYSGKFFHTGTDAEDDGDDLLLSYVKEFWWFPHMWSHMQPHLFHNQSVLAEQMALNKKFAVEHGIPTDMGYAVAPHHSGVYPVHMQLYEAWKQVWDIQVTSTEEYPHLKPARYRRGFIHNGIMVLPRQTCGLFTHTIFYNEYPGGSSELDKIINGGELFLTVLLNPISIFMTHLSNYGNDRLGLYTFKHLVRFLHSWTNLKLQTLPPVQLAQRYFQIFSEEKDPLWQDPCEDKRHKDIWSKEKTCDRFPKLLIIGPQKTGTTALYLFLGMHPDLSSNYPSPETFEEIQFFNGQNYHKGIDWYMEFFPIPSNTTSDFYFEKSANYFDSEVAPQRAAALLPKAKVLTILIDPADRAYSWYQHQRAHDDPVALKYTFHEVITAGSNASPKLRALQNRCLVPGWYATHIEHWLSAYHANQILVLDGKLLRTEPAKVMDTVQKFLGVTNIIDYHKTLVYDAKKGFWCQLLEGGKTKCLGKSKGRKYPEMDLDSRAFLRDYYRDHNIELSKLLYKMGQTLPTWLREDLQNTR; via the exons ATGACCATCCCCCTGCGCCGAAGGAGGCTTTGCAGGCAGGCGTCCCCTCAGGCCGTGCTGCTCCTGCTGTTCGCCTTCTGTGTGCTCAGCGTTTTTGTCTCTGCCTATTACCTGTATGGCTGGAAGAGGAACCTGGAGCCCTCAGGTGAGGTCACTGGGCCTGACTGTAATGAGGAGCCCCAGATCACTCCATCGCGCCTGCTCCCCCTCAAGACCCTGAAGGTGTCCTCCTCATCGCGAACTGATCCCCTTGTGCTGGTGTTTGTGGAGAGCCTGTACTCCCAGCTGGGCCAGGAGATCGTGGCCATCCTGGAGTCCAGCCGATTCAAGTACCGGACGGAGATCGCCCCCGGGAAGGGGGACATGCCCACGCTCACGGACAAAGACAGGGGCCGCTTTGCACTCATCATCTATGAGAACATCCTCAAGTACGTCAACCTGGACGCCTGGAACCGGGAGCTGCTGGATAAGTACTGCGTGGAGTACGGCGTCGGGATCATTGGCTTCTTCAAG GCCAATGAGAACAGTCTGCTGAGCGCTCAGCTCAAAggtttccccctcttcctccattCGAACCTGGGCCTGAAGGATTGCAGCATCAACCCCAAGTCCCCACTGCTGTATGTGACCCGGCCCAGCGAGGTGGAGAAGGGCCTCCTACCTGGGGACGACTGGACCGTCTTCCAGTCCAACCACTCCACCTACGAGCCGGTGCTGCTGGCCAAGACCAAGTCGGCCGAGTCCATCCCCCACCTGAGTGTGGGGGCCGCCTTGCACACCACGGTGGTGCAGGACCTGGGGCTGCATGACGGCATCCAGCGGGTGCTCTTCGGCAACAACCTCAATTTCTGGCTGCACAAGTTGGTCTTTGTGGACGCCGTCGCTTTCCTCACTGGCAAGCGACTTTCCTTGCCCCTGGACCGCTACATCCTGGTGGACATCGACGACATTTTTGTGGGCAAGGAGGGCACCCGGATGAAGGTGGAGGACGTGAAG GCCCTTTTTGACACTCAGAATAAACTGCGCGCGCACATCCCAAACTTCACCTTCAACCTGGGGTACTCAGGGAAATTCTTCCACACAG GTACAGATGCTGAGGATGATGGCGACGACCTGCTCTTGTCCTATGTGAAGGAGTTCTGGTGGTTCCCCCACATGTGGAGTCACATGCAGCCCCACCTCTTCCACAACCAGTCTGTGCTGGCTGAGCAGATGGCCCTCAACAAGAAGTTCGCTGTC GAGCATGGGATCCCCACCGACATGGGCTACGCCGTGGCCCCCCATCACTCTGGCGTGTACCCAGTCCACATGCAGCTGTATGAGGCCTGGAAGCAGGTGTGGGACATCCAGGTGACCAGCACCGAGGAGTATCCCCACCTGAAGCCTGCCCGTTACCGCCGGGGCTTCATCCACAACGGGATCATG GTCCTCCCCCGGCAGACCTGTGGCCTCTTCACCCACACCATATTCTACAATGAGTATCCCGGAGGCTCCAGCGAACTGGACAAAATCATCAATGGGGGAGAGCTCTTCCTCACTGTGCTGCTCAATCCC atCAGCATCTTCATGACCCACCTGTCCAACTACGGCAATGATCGCCTGGGACTGTACACCTTCAAACACTTGGTGCGCTTCCTTCACTCTTGGACCAACCTGAAGCTGCAAACGCTGCCACCAGTCCAGCTGGCTCAACGATACTTTCAGATCTTTTCTGAGGAGAAGGACCCTCTGTGGCAG GATCCTTGTGAAGACAAGCGGCACAAAGACATCTGGTCAAAGGAAAAAACGTGTGACCGGTTCCCCAAACTCTTAATCATTGGACCCCAAAAAACAG GCACTACAGCCCTGTATCTGTTCCTGGGCATGCACCCGGACCTGAGCAGTAACTACCCAAGCCCAGAGACCTTTGAAGAGATTCAGTTTTTCAATGGCCAAAACTACCACAAAGGCATAGACTG GTACATGGAgttcttccccatcccctccaacaccaCCTCTGACTTCTACTTTGAGAAAAGCGCCAACTACTTCGACTCCGAGGTGGCTCCCCAGCGGGCCGCGGCCTTGCTGCCCAAGGCCAAAGTCCTCACCATTCTCATAGACCCTGCGGACCGAGCCTACTCTTGGTACCAG CATCAGCGAGCCCATGATGACCCCGTTGCCCTGAAGTACACCTTCCATGAAGTGATCACGGCCGGGTCGAACGCCTCCCCGAAGCTGCGGGCACTTCAGAACCGCTGCCTAGTTCCTGGCTGGTACGCCACCCACATCGAGCACTGGCTTAGCGCTTACCACGCCAACCAG ATCCTGGTGTTGGATGGCAAACTGCTCCGAACCGAACCGGCCAAAGTGATGGACACTGTGCAGAAGTTCCTTGGGGTGACCAACATTATTGATTACCATAAAACTCTGGT GTATGATGCAAAGAAAGGATTCTGGTGTCAGCTGCTTGAAGGAGGGAAAACCAAGTGCTTGGGCAAAAGCAAAGGCAGGAAGTACCCAGAAATGGATTTGGAT TCACGAGCCTTCTTAAGAGACTATTACCGGGACCATAACATCGAACTTTCTAAGCTGCTTTATAAGATGGGCCAGACTTTGCCCACTTGGCTGCGGGAGGACCTCCAGAACACTAGGTAG
- the NDST1 gene encoding bifunctional heparan sulfate N-deacetylase/N-sulfotransferase 1 isoform X1: protein MTIPLRRRRLCRQASPQAVLLLLFAFCVLSVFVSAYYLYGWKRNLEPSGEVTGPDCNEEPQITPSRLLPLKTLKVSSSSRTDPLVLVFVESLYSQLGQEIVAILESSRFKYRTEIAPGKGDMPTLTDKDRGRFALIIYENILKYVNLDAWNRELLDKYCVEYGVGIIGFFKANENSLLSAQLKGFPLFLHSNLGLKDCSINPKSPLLYVTRPSEVEKGLLPGDDWTVFQSNHSTYEPVLLAKTKSAESIPHLSVGAALHTTVVQDLGLHDGIQRVLFGNNLNFWLHKLVFVDAVAFLTGKRLSLPLDRYILVDIDDIFVGKEGTRMKVEDVKALFDTQNKLRAHIPNFTFNLGYSGKFFHTGTDAEDDGDDLLLSYVKEFWWFPHMWSHMQPHLFHNQSVLAEQMALNKKFAVEHGIPTDMGYAVAPHHSGVYPVHMQLYEAWKQVWDIQVTSTEEYPHLKPARYRRGFIHNGIMVLPRQTCGLFTHTIFYNEYPGGSSELDKIINGGELFLTVLLNPISIFMTHLSNYGNDRLGLYTFKHLVRFLHSWTNLKLQTLPPVQLAQRYFQIFSEEKDPLWQDPCEDKRHKDIWSKEKTCDRFPKLLIIGPQKTGTTALYLFLGMHPDLSSNYPSPETFEEIQFFNGQNYHKGIDWYMEFFPIPSNTTSDFYFEKSANYFDSEVAPQRAAALLPKAKVLTILIDPADRAYSWYQHQRAHDDPVALKYTFHEVITAGSNASPKLRALQNRCLVPGWYATHIEHWLSAYHANQGLDSWLKNVSYPEQAKILVLDGKLLRTEPAKVMDTVQKFLGVTNIIDYHKTLVYDAKKGFWCQLLEGGKTKCLGKSKGRKYPEMDLDSRAFLRDYYRDHNIELSKLLYKMGQTLPTWLREDLQNTR, encoded by the exons ATGACCATCCCCCTGCGCCGAAGGAGGCTTTGCAGGCAGGCGTCCCCTCAGGCCGTGCTGCTCCTGCTGTTCGCCTTCTGTGTGCTCAGCGTTTTTGTCTCTGCCTATTACCTGTATGGCTGGAAGAGGAACCTGGAGCCCTCAGGTGAGGTCACTGGGCCTGACTGTAATGAGGAGCCCCAGATCACTCCATCGCGCCTGCTCCCCCTCAAGACCCTGAAGGTGTCCTCCTCATCGCGAACTGATCCCCTTGTGCTGGTGTTTGTGGAGAGCCTGTACTCCCAGCTGGGCCAGGAGATCGTGGCCATCCTGGAGTCCAGCCGATTCAAGTACCGGACGGAGATCGCCCCCGGGAAGGGGGACATGCCCACGCTCACGGACAAAGACAGGGGCCGCTTTGCACTCATCATCTATGAGAACATCCTCAAGTACGTCAACCTGGACGCCTGGAACCGGGAGCTGCTGGATAAGTACTGCGTGGAGTACGGCGTCGGGATCATTGGCTTCTTCAAG GCCAATGAGAACAGTCTGCTGAGCGCTCAGCTCAAAggtttccccctcttcctccattCGAACCTGGGCCTGAAGGATTGCAGCATCAACCCCAAGTCCCCACTGCTGTATGTGACCCGGCCCAGCGAGGTGGAGAAGGGCCTCCTACCTGGGGACGACTGGACCGTCTTCCAGTCCAACCACTCCACCTACGAGCCGGTGCTGCTGGCCAAGACCAAGTCGGCCGAGTCCATCCCCCACCTGAGTGTGGGGGCCGCCTTGCACACCACGGTGGTGCAGGACCTGGGGCTGCATGACGGCATCCAGCGGGTGCTCTTCGGCAACAACCTCAATTTCTGGCTGCACAAGTTGGTCTTTGTGGACGCCGTCGCTTTCCTCACTGGCAAGCGACTTTCCTTGCCCCTGGACCGCTACATCCTGGTGGACATCGACGACATTTTTGTGGGCAAGGAGGGCACCCGGATGAAGGTGGAGGACGTGAAG GCCCTTTTTGACACTCAGAATAAACTGCGCGCGCACATCCCAAACTTCACCTTCAACCTGGGGTACTCAGGGAAATTCTTCCACACAG GTACAGATGCTGAGGATGATGGCGACGACCTGCTCTTGTCCTATGTGAAGGAGTTCTGGTGGTTCCCCCACATGTGGAGTCACATGCAGCCCCACCTCTTCCACAACCAGTCTGTGCTGGCTGAGCAGATGGCCCTCAACAAGAAGTTCGCTGTC GAGCATGGGATCCCCACCGACATGGGCTACGCCGTGGCCCCCCATCACTCTGGCGTGTACCCAGTCCACATGCAGCTGTATGAGGCCTGGAAGCAGGTGTGGGACATCCAGGTGACCAGCACCGAGGAGTATCCCCACCTGAAGCCTGCCCGTTACCGCCGGGGCTTCATCCACAACGGGATCATG GTCCTCCCCCGGCAGACCTGTGGCCTCTTCACCCACACCATATTCTACAATGAGTATCCCGGAGGCTCCAGCGAACTGGACAAAATCATCAATGGGGGAGAGCTCTTCCTCACTGTGCTGCTCAATCCC atCAGCATCTTCATGACCCACCTGTCCAACTACGGCAATGATCGCCTGGGACTGTACACCTTCAAACACTTGGTGCGCTTCCTTCACTCTTGGACCAACCTGAAGCTGCAAACGCTGCCACCAGTCCAGCTGGCTCAACGATACTTTCAGATCTTTTCTGAGGAGAAGGACCCTCTGTGGCAG GATCCTTGTGAAGACAAGCGGCACAAAGACATCTGGTCAAAGGAAAAAACGTGTGACCGGTTCCCCAAACTCTTAATCATTGGACCCCAAAAAACAG GCACTACAGCCCTGTATCTGTTCCTGGGCATGCACCCGGACCTGAGCAGTAACTACCCAAGCCCAGAGACCTTTGAAGAGATTCAGTTTTTCAATGGCCAAAACTACCACAAAGGCATAGACTG GTACATGGAgttcttccccatcccctccaacaccaCCTCTGACTTCTACTTTGAGAAAAGCGCCAACTACTTCGACTCCGAGGTGGCTCCCCAGCGGGCCGCGGCCTTGCTGCCCAAGGCCAAAGTCCTCACCATTCTCATAGACCCTGCGGACCGAGCCTACTCTTGGTACCAG CATCAGCGAGCCCATGATGACCCCGTTGCCCTGAAGTACACCTTCCATGAAGTGATCACGGCCGGGTCGAACGCCTCCCCGAAGCTGCGGGCACTTCAGAACCGCTGCCTAGTTCCTGGCTGGTACGCCACCCACATCGAGCACTGGCTTAGCGCTTACCACGCCAACCAG GGACTGGACTCCTGGCTGAAAAATGTTTCTTATCCTGAACAAGCAAAG ATCCTGGTGTTGGATGGCAAACTGCTCCGAACCGAACCGGCCAAAGTGATGGACACTGTGCAGAAGTTCCTTGGGGTGACCAACATTATTGATTACCATAAAACTCTGGT GTATGATGCAAAGAAAGGATTCTGGTGTCAGCTGCTTGAAGGAGGGAAAACCAAGTGCTTGGGCAAAAGCAAAGGCAGGAAGTACCCAGAAATGGATTTGGAT TCACGAGCCTTCTTAAGAGACTATTACCGGGACCATAACATCGAACTTTCTAAGCTGCTTTATAAGATGGGCCAGACTTTGCCCACTTGGCTGCGGGAGGACCTCCAGAACACTAGGTAG